The Oleidesulfovibrio alaskensis DSM 16109 genome has a segment encoding these proteins:
- a CDS encoding aminopeptidase, translating to MNAKLEHTPKSCWEIYGTEEHAQPMDELAERYIDFISRCKTERETMEYVVERLRSAGYTQNFAHDRVYRVFKDKTIFIAAKGRNSISQGLRLIGAHADTPRIDLKQHPLYEACGVGQAKTHYYGGIRKYQWLSRPLALHGVVVKEDGTVVRVNVGDDAGDPVFAISDLLPHLAQKQSGQTLSEAFEAEKMNIILAHRPVENAADSKDADTQQPPKEKIKARILEILHAKYGIVEEDLYSAELQAVPAGPARYVGLDSALIGGYGQDDRICVFAALEALLQDGTPEYTRCVLFWDKEEIGSEGSTGAKSRFFEYCIADLIAAWQPAARFSDVMLNTRAISADVHGAMDPDWQDLHEKLNAAIIGYGPCFCKFTGHRGKYEANDAHPEYVGWLRGVLNEQGIPWQMAELGRVDLGGGGTVAMYLAAYGMDIIDFGPAILGMHSPFELASKADLYATVKAYGAFLMR from the coding sequence ATGAACGCAAAGCTGGAACATACCCCCAAAAGCTGCTGGGAAATATACGGTACTGAAGAACACGCACAGCCCATGGACGAGCTGGCAGAACGATACATCGACTTTATATCGCGCTGCAAAACAGAGCGGGAAACCATGGAATATGTTGTGGAACGGCTGCGCAGCGCAGGATACACGCAGAACTTCGCACATGACCGCGTCTACCGCGTGTTCAAAGACAAAACCATTTTCATCGCTGCCAAAGGCCGCAACTCGATTTCGCAGGGGCTGCGGCTCATCGGGGCGCACGCCGACACGCCGCGCATCGACCTGAAACAGCACCCGCTGTACGAAGCCTGCGGCGTCGGTCAGGCAAAAACCCACTACTACGGCGGCATCCGCAAATACCAGTGGCTGTCGCGCCCGCTGGCCCTGCACGGCGTGGTGGTAAAGGAAGACGGTACCGTCGTGCGGGTCAACGTGGGCGATGACGCCGGTGACCCGGTATTCGCCATATCCGACCTGCTGCCCCATCTGGCGCAGAAACAGTCGGGCCAGACGCTCTCCGAAGCGTTTGAAGCGGAAAAAATGAATATCATCCTTGCCCACCGCCCTGTGGAAAATGCCGCAGACAGCAAAGACGCAGACACACAGCAGCCCCCCAAGGAAAAAATTAAAGCACGTATTCTTGAAATACTGCACGCCAAATACGGCATAGTGGAGGAAGACCTGTATTCTGCCGAACTGCAGGCCGTACCGGCCGGTCCCGCACGGTATGTGGGGCTGGACAGCGCGCTTATCGGCGGCTACGGGCAGGACGACCGCATATGCGTGTTTGCCGCTCTGGAAGCCCTGCTGCAGGACGGCACGCCGGAATACACCCGCTGTGTGCTGTTCTGGGACAAAGAGGAGATCGGTTCCGAAGGCTCCACCGGCGCCAAGTCGCGATTTTTTGAATACTGCATAGCCGACCTCATTGCGGCATGGCAGCCCGCGGCGCGTTTTTCCGATGTAATGCTGAACACCCGTGCCATTTCCGCCGATGTGCACGGCGCCATGGACCCCGACTGGCAGGACCTGCATGAAAAACTCAATGCGGCCATCATCGGATACGGTCCCTGCTTCTGCAAATTCACCGGACACCGCGGCAAGTACGAGGCCAACGACGCCCATCCGGAATATGTGGGCTGGCTGCGCGGGGTGCTGAATGAACAGGGCATACCATGGCAGATGGCGGAACTGGGCCGCGTTGATCTGGGCGGCGGCGGCACCGTGGCCATGTATCTTGCGGCCTACGGCATGGACATCATAGACTTCGGTCCGGCCATTCTGGGCATGCACAGCCCGTTCGAGCTGGCAAGCAAGGCCGACCTGTACGCCACGGTCAAAGCCTACGGCGCTTTTCTGATGCGCTGA
- a CDS encoding UDP-glucuronic acid decarboxylase family protein, which yields MQQGEFKNLARKRILVTGGAGFIGSHLCRVLLDRGAEVLCVDNYFTGSRDHVRDLLDNPRFELLRHDITFPLYIEVDEIYNLACPASPVHYQFDPVQTTKTCVHGSINMLGLAKRVKARILQASTSEVYGDPEIHPQQEDYWGRVNPIGPRSCYDEGKRCAETLFMDYRRQHGVEIKIARIFNTYGPNMHPNDGRVVSNFILQALQHKPITIYGDGSQTRSFCYVDDLVSGLLRLMHSPADFCGPVNLGNPSERTVLELADKIITLTGSRSELVFKPLPADDPQRRRPDISMARRHLEWEPAVDIDEGLAETIRYFDALLTARKAEGADIR from the coding sequence ATGCAACAGGGAGAATTCAAAAATCTTGCCCGCAAGCGCATTCTGGTAACCGGCGGGGCGGGCTTCATCGGTTCGCACCTGTGCCGGGTGCTGCTCGACAGAGGTGCAGAGGTGCTGTGTGTGGACAACTATTTCACCGGCAGCCGCGACCATGTGCGCGACCTGCTGGATAACCCGCGCTTTGAGCTGCTGCGTCACGACATCACCTTTCCGCTCTACATAGAGGTGGACGAAATATACAATCTGGCCTGTCCGGCATCACCGGTGCATTACCAGTTTGACCCCGTGCAGACCACAAAGACATGCGTACACGGCAGCATCAATATGCTGGGTCTTGCCAAACGGGTCAAAGCACGCATTCTGCAGGCATCCACCAGCGAAGTGTACGGCGACCCGGAAATACACCCCCAGCAGGAAGACTACTGGGGGCGCGTGAACCCCATCGGGCCGCGGTCGTGCTACGACGAAGGCAAGCGCTGCGCAGAAACGCTTTTTATGGACTACCGGCGGCAACACGGTGTGGAAATCAAAATAGCCCGTATTTTCAACACCTACGGCCCCAACATGCACCCGAATGACGGCAGGGTTGTATCAAATTTCATCCTGCAGGCACTGCAGCACAAACCCATTACCATTTACGGCGACGGCTCGCAGACGCGGTCATTCTGCTATGTGGACGATCTGGTGTCGGGCCTGCTGCGGCTGATGCACAGCCCGGCCGATTTCTGCGGGCCGGTCAATCTGGGCAATCCCTCCGAACGTACGGTGCTTGAACTTGCCGACAAAATCATCACCCTCACCGGCTCGCGTTCCGAACTTGTATTCAAACCGCTGCCCGCAGACGACCCGCAGCGCCGCAGACCGGACATAAGCATGGCCCGCCGTCATCTGGAATGGGAACCCGCCGTGGATATAGATGAAGGACTGGCAGAAACCATCCGCTATTTTGACGCCCTGCTCACGGCGCGCAAAGCCGAGGGAGCAGATATACGCTGA